Below is a genomic region from Bacillota bacterium.
GGGCGCTTGTGCTCCGGGACTGACATTCGACGAGAGTGGCAACCTTGTGAAGATAAATAACGCATACCTTATATGTGGAAGTCCGGGCAGTGGCAAATCAACATGGGTTAAGGAACATAAGCACAATGATGATATAGTCATTGATCTTGACTATATATGCGCTGCATTGATGGGTGAGCCTGATAATATCTATCTGAATCACGAGCCGGTTTTAGCCGTAGCATTAGAGGTTCAAAAGTTGCTTTACCAAATAATCAAAGCAAAGCGGGGCAAGTGGAGAAGCGCCTATGTTATTACTTCCACACCGAGTAAGGACAAGCAAAATAAATTAGCAAAAGAATTAGATGCTAAAATTATTGTTATGGAAACGACGCTTACTGAGTGCATCGAGAGAATCAAAAATGATCAGCGCAGAGCCAGTTCGACTGAAAAATTCATTGAACTAGCAAAGCAATGGTATGAAAATTTTACAAGTAGCCCCCCTGGTTTAACAAATTAAGCGAGCAATGGGGGACCGAAACGGGCACATAAATAAACCTCTCTATGAAGTTTTATATTACGAGGGGTATAACCACGAATTTATCTACAAGTTGTATTGATACTGAGGTGAAAAAATATGGCATTAACTAAAGTAAAAAAGCTAATTGACGTTATTTCAAAGGATAGGCAACCCATTGCTGATAGCCTATTAAAGGAATTAACATTTATGGAACATACACTTTCTGAACTTAAAAAGACAGTTCAGAAAGTAGGGGCTGTGGAACACTTTGAAAACGGTAAACAGAATTTCGTTCGAGAAAATCCCGCTTTGAAATCCTATAACACGACCATTCAGCGGTATTCGCTGGTCTATAAGCAGTTTGTGGACT
It encodes:
- a CDS encoding AAA family ATPase; amino-acid sequence: MAREFAIGLYKSKKWEKCRDSFMSSKNYICERCGDIAVICHHKKYITPENINDPNITLNWNNLEALCRTCHAAEHMSMGACAPGLTFDESGNLVKINNAYLICGSPGSGKSTWVKEHKHNDDIVIDLDYICAALMGEPDNIYLNHEPVLAVALEVQKLLYQIIKAKRGKWRSAYVITSTPSKDKQNKLAKELDAKIIVMETTLTECIERIKNDQRRASSTEKFIELAKQWYENFTSSPPGLTN